In the Carettochelys insculpta isolate YL-2023 chromosome 6, ASM3395843v1, whole genome shotgun sequence genome, GACACTTGCATTAACAGGACCTGCATTCTACTGTATTCACTAGACTAATTGCACTCTGTGCCACAGCAGTATTTGAAACCTACTTGCACGCACTGTAGAGCTAAAAGGTAAGTGCATTTTTGCTAATGAATTTGTTTAAATAATCACAGCAGCATTGACTTTTTTTAATAAGATGTGTGAGTGAATTTAGGGACTGGGTAACCCAACTCATAGCAAAACAATCCCTGATAGGAAAAAAGTAAAAGACAAATTAACTTGGGCCAGTAATTCCAAGGTTTAACAAAAGAGATAGGCAAAGATGAAAGAAACATtaagagaagaagaaaatattCACTGTAATTCAAAATTTGATATTTGATTTTCCTGTACTTTTAAGTGACTTTAGCAAGTAATTTTAGGCTTTGTTCTTAAGGAATTTAGTCTAGGAATTGACAAAttatccccccaccaccacccaattTAAATATTCCTCTGGAACTTTGAATATACTTAGAAGAAATCCAACATGCTGATTTTCTATAAGAAGTGAATTGCATTTTGAGTGTTTCTATATTGAGAGTACATACGAACGTGTGTAAGTTAATACTGATTTAGTTGTCAGTTATTCATGGAGGCAAAAGGATAACTGAATTTacaaagacaattttttttccagaatgcaagcactgcaaaaaaaattataaaatgtttCTAAGACAAAATAactgacaaaaacaaacacagcCATCTGTCttccaaaataaacaacaaagcaaaaagaaaaaaaaaaagagagaggtttTATTCATTGTTCAATGAGTTTAACAGGAAAACCCTCAGAAAAGAGCCTGATTTATCAAGGAAACAGACATGGGTACAACTATCCAATATATTCCCAATACTGTCCGtggcaaatatatattttttaattccAGTAGAAGAAATTCTATATATATTACTCATAGGGAAATACAGTAATTTTACTTTTGTTCATTCTGTTTTGTACCAGTGATAAAACAACATGCTTTGATTAAACTTAGAAAGCACAACATAGACAAAGGAACAGCTAGAATCTTTCAGATGCATAAACACAGTCCATCATGGCACTAGAATCAGAAATGTGCAGTTGATATTCTTGTGATTACCTGCTTCCTACAGAAATCTCTATTGTTTCCAAATACAGGTGTGTAAAAATGGTGTGAAGCTCTATGTATTTATACTTTGAACAAACATATATTGAATTTGTAGTTTCGAAGATCATGACACTGCCCCATGAGAAAATAACTCAGAGATTTCTATTGTTCTTTTGACATGTAAACTTCTGTCACCAGCCAATGACAGTTAGGCATGCAAATTCCTCCACTGATCAAGCTGAAAATAAATGACTGTTTCTCAAAATAGTTTTAGAAAATCACTTTGAATGTCTTTTTAATGTAAATAAAGTTCCTCTTCACAATTCACTAGTCTATTTTGCTCTACTGACAAGTGGACATAATTAAATAACTGCAGAGatgctcaaattaaaaaaaaaggaagaaattaaatgCAGATGATAAAAGCAAGGCAGATCTTTACTACAAAGATGGTGGTAGAAATCctgatccactgaagtcaagagggATGTGCCTACACCGCAGCTTGAATGGTACCTTTCAGCTCGGTAGAAAGGATCATCATAGCTCTGCTTGAGctggtgtgctaaaaatagcaaggGGGATGCCAAAACCTTAAGTCTAAGGACAAGGCACTAGCTTGAGGCACTACCTTCACTGTTTATGGCCATATTACCATTTTCACGTGCTAGCAGAGCTAGCCTGAATCTGTCTATCTGGATTGGAAGGAATGGGTGCAGCTAGAGTGTATGTATGGTCTAGAAATTTTGGCATTGACTTCTATGAAGGCAGCATTTCAATGTGTATACATCACATATGCACACATTTGAATGTAGGAGGAGGAGCCATATACGTTATGAATACTGCCATGAAGATCGATAAAATACAGTCAGAGCTTTCAATCGTACTAACCACAGAACTAGTGAAaatcattctctctcttttcctacATGTTCAgttttaagcaaaataaaactaGTTAAAGCCCTTGATTAGCCCAAACCTTGTTCCAAATTGGACTCTAGGCTACAGTGACAAACTCGCAATGTCAAATGGCTCATTTAAGGATCTGCCTGCAGCTTCATCTacaggccttgatcctgcaatgAGATGCCTGGAGATGGACATCTGTGCTCGCACaggttctcactgacttcaggagGGCTCCACACTGAGACAGGGCATGCACGTGCCATTGCAGGATTGGAACCATAATGAAGGGAGAGTAAATCAGAATTACTGAGGCTTTATATAGGTGTCAGCAAAATCAGACTCCTCACGACAGAtcatttttcctttccaaaaatattttataattagTGGCTCAAGCTAATTAGAAAATTCTTTAGATTCTGGCTAATCTTCTGTTCATCAGATTTTGGCTACTCCAAGGTGCTTGAGCTGTAATAATTGCAGTTGTACTATAATACTGCTTTTTACATATTAGGCTCTAAGGGTGGATTCTAGGACTGTAGTATTGTTTCTAACCTGAATCTTAATGCTGCATTAAAAAAATCAACCAGTTAATTATTAAACACTAAGGTCTTCCAGGAAATATAACCTAAATATAGCCTTAGAACTACTATGAAAAATCTTTGTGGCAAGATTTCTCCCTTTTCGCCTCTTGGAAGAAAATTACAGGATTAAGGAGATCACAAAAACCACATTGTTTGCTAAGGATGCTGATTCTTCAGCCTTATGAGACAGAAACTAAAGGTGCAGTTAAAGTGAACTGTTAGTAATTTCCCTTGGTAGTTTCAAATTACAGTCAAGGTGAAATAAGAAATATGACAAAACTCACTTTGTTCAGTAATGACATGACTACTGAGACAAAGAAAAAAGAGTCATGCCAGTGAGCAAAAATAATGGTACTTTCAAGATGAAAGCAAATATTTGAAAGCTTGGTGAAAGTTCATTTAAAGTTCTCGTGGCTACATTTTTCTGTAATTATTactcattttggaaaaaaaatcctttttccctacatattgaaaacaaaacaacttgAATTAACATAATTGTGTGAGTTTGCTGTTCAGTTACAAATTTGTGACTCCAGATACAAATATTAGCTCTAAACTGAAAGTGGCAATTCTTATTTTTGtaaaatactactactactactaataataataatagtaataaaaaagagcttctaacttttatttttattttaaaaagtaaggaACATGAATGGCAGATGAGCAACCTGTGCTGAGTGACTGATTAGTTTACCATAAGTGAAAAAATACATATGTAAACAGATTGCTGAAAGCTGAATCCTACAATTACACCTATATAAAAATTCCACTCCTGCGCCCTTCACCTTGCATACACTGCAGTCAGTGTGGGTTCTGTCACTGGCTGTAAAGAGAGCAGGGTTGGACCTAACATCAGAGTCATCGGCTAAAAGCTGAAACTGAATCATATAATCTGTCAAATGACAGAAGTCCCTGAAAAGAGGGTGACACAGAGACAAGCTGACTTACTCcagtggcaccctatagactaacagatctctTGGAGCATAATCTAAGCTAAGTTTATGCTCCAagagatctgttagtctatagggtgccacaggacttcttgctctcgaagctacagacttacttggctacctctctgatactttactcCAGTGGTTACTGATAGAAACCCTTTACGCATCCCTCACCCCTGCTGTCCAGAGAGGAGTGTAGCAGTGGAAAAACTTACAGTTACAATGTATGAAGGTGAAAGGAAAATGAGTCAGAATGGTGCTGCAGGGTGAAAGAAGAAGGAGCCATGTCACTGCCTCTAGGTAGCTTGTCTCCTTCCTACAGACAACAAAACCTACATATAAACACAGTGGATTAATTAATGCTATTAAAAGTGGCACTAACCTCCACATTTTACTCTGATACCTGAGAAATAAGAACAGCATGACCCCTCAAGCTGTCACTACCATGGAACGCTAACTGtgcatatttcaaaatgtctttctGAGAGCCAAGAGATTGGGAATCAGAATTCTTGTTGACCTTTGGCTGAACACTTGAATATCAGGGCAGAATGCACAATTTTGGTACTGCACAGGAGAAACACTGCTTCAGAAATGCAGCTTTGCTAATTCCATGGGCTATCTCAGGTGCTGAACTGTCATGAATCCCTGGCACCAGCTCTGTTCATGTGGtggtctctcccccaccccgccccccacaaggCCACAAAACAGGGAAGGGGAATTGTCAGATCCTGGGAACACACAACGTAGATGCTCTGTTACTTAGCAATTCAGCCTCGCCACACCCTTATTACTCACCTATTGCTGGGTGCTACTCTCTGATGAGAAAGCATTCCCTTTTAGGCATCAGTCCTTGCACAAGGGGTTCTTGTTTACATGCAATAGCAAGTTGTTACAGACTGTCAGCTGTAGAGTGGAGGGGAGTGTGCACATTTGCCTTTGGAAGCTTTCCAAAAGCTTTGTTGCTCAACACTAGCACTTTGAGAGAACATTAATACTACTCAGGAGCATTAAGTTCTCAACATGCAGAGCTTCATGTGGgtgtacactgcaattaaacaccaACAGCCAGCTTGGGTCAGCTGAGTCAGGCTTATGGGGGCACAGCTAAAAATCTATGATGTACATGTTTGAGCCTGGGCCACAGCCCCAGTTCTGagaccctccccacccacaaagCCATGGGTCtgaatgtctacaccacaattttACAGCCACTGCCCAGTCCTAGCCTGACACAGCTGACAAAGGCCAGCCACAGTGGCTTAATTACAGCATAGCCATACCTTTAGGAACCTCCATGACTTTACTTCTGTAGTATTATGTTGCTGTAACTTTTCACCAACATGTTTGGGTCTTCACTGTCCAGCCCTCAGTTTCACACCATAAATTACATCTTAAAACTTTTACTTCTTTCAGGCTTTCtacattaagaaacaaaccacAAAGCCAATACTATGCTGCCTTCCAGTGGAATTATTCTGATTTTGCTGCTGACTAGTTTATGTTGGACCAGAAGCAACAGTTACATGAGTAAAACCAATATAGCAGAAACAGAAAATAGCTCAAGTACAGATATGACTCAATCCACATACCCAGAAACTTCACAGCAGCTAGGTCTTACTGGAAATACAGAAATAATGTTTTCTGCTAAAAGCCTTGTCACACCAACAACGACGAATGAAAAGGCAAGAACAAAAAGTAGAGTAACAATGAGTAACACTCAAAGGAACAGTGTACCTCAGGAAATCACTAATGGCACAGTGAAATTTTTGTCTTCCAATGTGTCTCAGACATCACAAGATGCTACAAATACCTCTACCACAAATGCCAACAGAATCTCACCATCTTCCACAATACCCATAACCAGAAGTGGCTTTCCCACAGTGACTAAGAGCAACACTCTTACAAGGGCAGTTGTATCAATGAAAACAGAATCAAAAAGCACTACTTCAGTCACCCACACCAATTCTACTGAAACAATCACCACTGAATACTCTTTGAAGAACTCAACAGAAGTCTCCTCCACAAAGAGTCCATCAAATACACTGATCACAACATCCACACTCAAGAGTGGCAGTGTGACAACCGACTTCAAAACCATTTCAGAGACTACATATGCACAGCGGAATTTCACCAACCATTCTATAGTCCCATCAaatcaaaaaaacccaaacaaaggTAAAGATTTAATTAGAGTAATAAGAAGTCAAAATAATGATGCTGAATACTAAAATGTTTACAATGTTTGGGGGATTGTAAAGATGTGTGAACTGCTTCAGATAAAAACAGATCTCGTTTAAGTTTTCTGAAGTTAAAACTATATTAGATAACTTTTACCAAATATAATTTTTAGAAATTTCTGAATTTCTTGGGTTTAGATGAAAGCAAAGGCAGGAATACTTTTTTACTCATTTCAATTTCAACAGGAAGTCACGTATTCTGGGCTGCACTGCAGCTACTTTGAACTGCATAGACAGATTTAATCTAAAGTGTTGAGGACAGCATGTTGTGGTGGAAGCTTACAATGAAATAACAAAGtttgtattatttatattacagtgaaTCCTAGATCCCTTATTAAAGTCATAAATACATTGTGACACTAATACCTCTATATACATGGGAAGATCCAAAGACCCTACAATCTAAATAAAACTGTAGTAAAAGTAGTGGAGAGGAAAACACTATTAgcttcattttacaaatggggaactgaggtGCAAAGAGATTAATGATAATATATGTAAGCAGGGTTGGAGCTTAAGAGCCACTGAAAGTCTTTTAGATACTTATGAAAATTATACTGAGTTACTTGTCTAAGATCAGATAGGAAGTCTGTAAATCAATCTGAGGACTTCTGAAACCTGAGGCCAGTTTAACCAAAGGCCTATGATATTTGTGAATTGGCATATTGACAAATATCTTGTTTCTGAACTATACTGATCTATAGAAACTATCATGGGACTATTCCTAGTAGACTGCTTACTTCTAAGGAATGGTCCACTGAAAACtgttgaaaatgttttgttttgttttgctttccaaCACTTGTCTGCATTCAAACTCATTGAATTTTGTGTTTCACTTTATATTAAATTCTACTCATTTATCTACCTATTCATTGTACAG is a window encoding:
- the MUC15 gene encoding mucin-15, whose amino-acid sequence is MLPSSGIILILLLTSLCWTRSNSYMSKTNIAETENSSSTDMTQSTYPETSQQLGLTGNTEIMFSAKSLVTPTTTNEKARTKSRVTMSNTQRNSVPQEITNGTVKFLSSNVSQTSQDATNTSTTNANRISPSSTIPITRSGFPTVTKSNTLTRAVVSMKTESKSTTSVTHTNSTETITTEYSLKNSTEVSSTKSPSNTLITTSTLKSGSVTTDFKTISETTYAQRNFTNHSIVPSNQKNPNKENRRHAGVMVGTIVGVILGSVFIGLIGYFICGKRIPDSFSHRRLQEDTRREPGLRLDTPSYDASFGDLSYYNPSTTSESAAQNIKGRPSDVIPMGDMTPSQPPA